The following coding sequences are from one Triticum aestivum cultivar Chinese Spring chromosome 5A, IWGSC CS RefSeq v2.1, whole genome shotgun sequence window:
- the LOC123107597 gene encoding putrescine hydroxycinnamoyltransferase-like, translating to MEVKVLSSKIVKPRYAEGAPRPDTTEHVPSSVFDKITYHIQMAIIYAFQAPAPSTEDIERGLAQVLSVYRLFAGQVCAGPDGALGVLLNDHGARLVEARVDGATLVDFAPPKPSPVVLQLHPDLEGDVEEVVQVQLTRFACGSLAVGFSANHAVADGHATSDFLVAWGRATRGLDISAPSPPPHNHPDLFPPRDPPIVEFEHRGVEYYRPTPSNPKQGESGHHGADNVIIHKAHFTKDFIAGLRAKASEGRGRPFSRFETTLAHLWRTMTRARGLSPEETSTIRISVDGRRRLSAPPGYFGNLVLWAFPRTTVGDLLSRPLKHAAQTIHDAVARLDGAYFQSLVDFASSGAVEREGLEKTAVLKDVLCPDLEVDSWLTFPFYELDFGAGSPSYFMPSYFPTEGMLFLVPSYLGDGSVDAFVPVFEHNLEAFKQCCYSMD from the coding sequence ATGGAGGTGAAGGTGCTGAGCTCCAAGATCGTCAAGCCACGGTACGCCGAGGGCGCGCCGCGGCCGGACACCACTGAGCACGTCCCGTCCTCGGTGTTCGACAAGATCACGTACCACATCCAGATGGCCATCATCTATGCCTTCCAGGCGCCGGCGCCCTCCACTGAGGACATCGAGCGCGGCCTCGCCCAAGTGCTGTCCGTCTATCGCCTCTTCGCTGGTCAGGTCTGCGCGGGCCCGGATGGCGCGCTGGGCGTGCTGCTCAACGATCACGGCGCGCGGCTCGTGGAGGCGCGCGTGGACGGGGCCACGCTGGTCGACTTCGCGCCGCCCAAGCCCTCGCCTGTGGTGTTGCAGCTGCACCCGGACCTGGAGGGCGACGTGGAGGAGGTGGTGCAGGTGCAGCTGACGCGCTTCGCCTGCGGCTCGCTGGCCGTCGGGTTCTCGGCCAACCATGCCGTCGCTGATGGCCATGCCACCAGCGACTTCCTCGTCGCGTGGGGCCGCGCCACGCGAGGGCTGGACAtctccgccccgtcgccgccgccccacaACCACCCCGACCTCTTCCCGCCCCGCGACCCGCCGATCGTCGAGTTTGAGCATCGGGGCGTCGAGTACTATCGGCCGACGCCCAGCAACCCCAAGCAGGGCGAGAGTGGGCACCACGGCGCCGACAACGTGATCATCCACAAGGCGCACTTCACCAAGGACTTCATCGCCGGGCTGCGCGCCAAGGCGTCGGAGGGGCGCGGCAGGCCGTTCAGCCGCTTCGAGACCACGCTCGCACACCTGTGGCGCACTATGACGCGCGCGCGTGGGCTCAGCCCCGAGGAGACCTCCACCATCCGCATCTccgtggacgggcggcggcgcctTTCCGCCCCACCGGGGTACTTCGGCAACCTGGTGCTCTGGGCATTCCCGCGCACCACGGTGGGGGACCTGCTGAGCCGGCCGCTGAAGCACGCGGCGCAGACGATCCACGACGCGGTGGCCCGCCTCGACGGCGCATACTTCCAGTCGCTGGTGGACTTCGCGAGCTCCGGCGCCGTGGAACGGGAGGGGCTGGAGAAGACGGCGGTGCTGAAGGACGTGCTGTGCCCGGACCTGGAGGTGGACAGCTGGCTGACGTTCCCGTTCTACGAGCTGGACTTCGGCGCCGGCAGCCCGAGCTACTTCATGCCGTCCTACTTCCCCACGGAGGGGATGCTGTTTCTGGTGCCGTCCTACCTCGGCGACGGCAGTGTCGATGCCTTCGTCCCCGTCTTTGAGCACAACCTGGAGGCCTTCAAGCAGTGCTGCTACTCCATGGACTAA